The Desulfonatronum sp. SC1 DNA window CCGTGGGTAATGTTCACGATGTCCCGGGTCGGGCCGAGAATAACGCCCTTGCAACCGGCGTAGGTGCAACCGCGCATGGTGATGATGCCCGGAATGGTCCGGACATTGGCGCCCATTTCCGGAGTCGCCGCGCCTTCGGCCTCCTTGACCATGATCTGCTTGGCCCGCTTCCGGGCCACCTTGGTCGGATATTTTTTCAGAAGATCCTGAACCAAATCGGTTGGATCTATCTGGACGAACTTTTTTTTCTTCGTGATGGCGGTCATGTTTCCTCCTGGCAAGGCCAAGCTTACCTACTCATTTTTGAGACAGTCCTCACATGACAGTTCGTTCAAAAACCCCAAGAGCAAGGAGCAAGAGAAAATCAAGGTCGAAGCGAATTTCTTCATACGTGAGAGTTTGATTTTCTTGCGGCGACGCGGCAATTGGGAGTTTTTCAACGGACTGCTAGTCGATTGATTTGTTCCCTTTCTCCCCGGTGCGCACCCGGACGGAGTCAAAGACCGGACTGACGAAAATCTTCCCGTCTCCGGGCTTGCCGGTTTTGTTCACGTCCATGATCGTGTTCACCACGTCCTCCACTTGGTCGTCCGTGACGACCACGGAAAAAACGCGCTTGGGATACAGGCGACCCTTTTCTCCCAGAAGCTCGGCGGCTTCCTCGTAGCCCTTCTCCGCGCCCTTGAGCAGAGCGGAATTGATCAATCCCTTGCCCCGGCCCTGGGCCTCCAGGGCGAAAAACGCCGGTACCCCGGCCTCGGCCAAGGCTTCCTTGGTCTTGTTAACCATGTTCATCCGAATGACGGCAATGATCTCCTTCATACTCCGACCCCCTTCAAGTCCGCTCCTTCGGTCTCCTTGATCCCGGAGCTTATGGTGTACATCTCCTCTACCGGGCTCAGAAAAATTTTGCCGTCGCCGAACGCGCCCTTCTCACCGGTCCGGGCGGCTTCCATGATGGTCTTGATTACGAAATCCTTGTCATTGACGCCGACAACGCTCATCAGCAACACCTTGGGGATCTCGTCGTAGGTGACCTCCCCGATCTTGATGCCGCGCTGTTTGCCGCGACCGGCCACGGAAAACTTGGTCACCGCCGGATAGCCGGCATCCATCAGGGACTTCAAAACATCATCCGCTTTATCGGGCCGCACAATCGCCCTGACCATGATCAACATATCGCTTCTCCCTTATGGTTGGTTGAAATGTGGAATACACTGGGTTGAAAAACTGAAATCTCGTTGTTTTTCATCCGAAAACTCTCTTTTTCAGATAATGAAACTGGCAGTTTTCAATCCGAAAACGAGGATTTTTTTCTTTTGGCAAGGAACTCAAGCAATTATGAGGAGGCGTATTTCAATACGTTGACGAATAATTGTGATGAGTGACGCAGCCAAAAGGGAAAAAGGCCGTTTTCGGATGAAAACTAGTTGGCGATGCCGTAATCAATGAGCAGTGTCTCCAGTTCTTCGATCTCCATGGGTTTGGGCACGACGAACATTTCGTTGCCGTCCATTTTCTTGGCCAGGGCTCGGTATTCATCGGCTTGAGCATGCGTCGGTTCGAAATCGATGACCGTCTTGCGGTTGATTTCGGCCCTCTGAACCATGTTGTCGCGAGGCACGAAGTGGATCATCTGGGTTCCCAAGCGTTTGGCCAACTCCAGGATCATCTCCCGCTCGTTGTCCACATTTCGG harbors:
- a CDS encoding P-II family nitrogen regulator; protein product: MKEIIAVIRMNMVNKTKEALAEAGVPAFFALEAQGRGKGLINSALLKGAEKGYEEAAELLGEKGRLYPKRVFSVVVTDDQVEDVVNTIMDVNKTGKPGDGKIFVSPVFDSVRVRTGEKGNKSID
- a CDS encoding P-II family nitrogen regulator yields the protein MLIMVRAIVRPDKADDVLKSLMDAGYPAVTKFSVAGRGKQRGIKIGEVTYDEIPKVLLMSVVGVNDKDFVIKTIMEAARTGEKGAFGDGKIFLSPVEEMYTISSGIKETEGADLKGVGV